The sequence TAAAGGATTATCATTGGATGATTAGAGAAATAAAAAGACAGCAGGATATACTTAATGAAGATATCGGCACAAGAGTTGTTGCTGTTTCTGGTCTTGAGTCCACACTGCCTAAAGCAAAAGGGATAGTCGGTAATCCAGTTGTAAAGGAAGTAATTAGACGAGAGCAGAAAAGTTCGTGGTTAATGAAGTTGGAAAAAAAAGTACTATTTATTCAAGAGCGCTTGCCAGCTGTTGATGAGCCGAGAGAAAAGGCGGTGTTAGAATGTATGTTAGATGGAATGACGATAAGCGCTATCAGTAAACATATGGGGTTATCAAGAAAGCATATTTATTCGATTAGAGATTCTATCATAGACAAAATGTTACAGTTTACACAGTCTTCACAGTAGATGACAGGGAAATCAAACCAATTGTACAATAGAACCAGCAAGATTTGTTAATTGATTAAGCAACGATTACTTGTTAAGAAAATAATATGGAAGTAAGTCTTGTTCGAGAGTGACGTTAAACTAATTATTAAAAAACAGCATAATAGTCAAAGAGCAAAGTCTTAAATTCACCAGAATGGTATTTGAGGCTTTTTTATTATGGAGGGAGACAATATCCGTTTTGTACAAGATGGATATTCTTTTTGTACTATAGGAAAGTATAAAATTTTATGGTTTATCCCGCATGTAAGGTGCCGTAAGATTCCCACTTCAAGACCTGAATTGATACAAAGGATCAAAGTGGGAGAAAACGGCACCTAAATGCCCGATTGGTTCAACTAACATTCAGTAGGAGAGGGAAGAAAACTCCTACTGAATGAAGTTTCACTTTATTGCATGGATACCAACTGCCGTAAACTTTTATGTTTAAGCGCAACCGGTGATCACCTGAAGACTAGGCATTAGCCAAAATTTTCTTAAATAACTTAAGGAGGTGATGAAAATGGTGTAATGCATGGGTGATGGTAGTAGAAGATATGTAGTTGTTTTTAATTTATTAAAAAATACCTAGGAGGATATAAAAAATGACAGATACACAAATTAAAATGCAAAAAGGAAAAAATAAAATCTTATTATTCCGTTTATTGGAAAAACAAGATGAGGAAGCTGCAAAGTTAGTATTTCAAACTGAACATACATTTAGCTATTCTCGTGAATTGGAAAGGATTGTTACAAAGGATGGATCGTTAATTCTTGTTGGCGGGTTAGAATCCGAAGTTGCTATTGAAGCAATTCAAGCAATGGATGATCCTGTTGCTAATATGCTTCGTCAATCTGTGATTAATGGGCAAAAATTAGAAATATGGGAAGTTGCTGTGGATGACGAATTGAAATCACCAGATAATAAGTACCCTGCAATTTATGCACAAGGCTATTTAGACTCATGGGAGGACCCGGCAAATGCCGAGGAAAATGCAGCAATTTCTGCTAACTTTACAGTGGAATTAGAGCCGCAATTTGGTGAAGCAACGCTTACAGATGCGCAGCAATTAGCCGTGCAATATGCATTCCAGGATACGCAAGCAGAATCGGCTGAAGGCGCAGAGAATCAATAAGTTTGCTGCTTGTGATGATAAGGACAATAATTGTAATGTTTTTATCGCACAAGAAAGCAGGATTTATATATAAACAATGGTTTATTTCTTAATTAGTTCGTAGGTATAGAGAATTACCGACGACTTTTTATTAACATATGAATTCGTCTGTCACCAGATGAATTCATATGTTATTATTGAACTTTTTTAAAAATGAGGATAAAAAAAGCTATCATTGTAGGAACGCTAGAGTTAAAGTTAAAAAACGTCCCGAAAATAGAGGCAATGAAAGCAGATTTGTACCATCCTCTTATAACATTTCTTACAAAGAAAGGTGATACAAAATGGAATTTATGATAAACGAAAAAGCATATGCATTGAAATTTGGGATTAAATTTATTCGTGAACTAGATAAAATATACGAAATTGATTATCAGGGGATGAAATTTGGCATGGGTGTGAATATGGCTTTTATGAATCTTCAGCAATTAAATCCAGCAGTTCTTCAAGACATCTTGAAAGCTGCCGTTTCACATTTAGATACGCCACCAAGTAATAAACAAATTGAAAAAGCAATTGAGCAGTATGCAATAGATAATGATGGACTTGGTGATCTATTTGCGGAGTTAAAGAATGAATTGGGAAAGTCACCAATTATGAAGGATACCATCAAACAGCTTCAGGCAGCCAGCGTGAAAGAAGTTTGACTTCAGAGGAAACCTATCATGAAATTATCATTAACTGTTTTCGTTATTTAAATTTTACAAGTCTTTATCACATTGAGATTTTAACATTAAGAGAATACGCATTAAGAGTGCGTGCATTCCAATTACAGCAAATTGATAAAGAATACAGGATGTATAAACAGGCTTGGCTTAATCATCAGGTGACACTTACAAAGGAACAGGGGAAAAAGCAAGTGCCTATTTATAGACGGTTTAAAGATTTCTTTGATTATGAGAAGCATTTAAAAGAAGTAAGTAAACCAAAGATTTTAAATGATAAAATGAGGCGTTTAGCGGATCTTGCTAAACAGGTTAATTCTGAAAAGGAGGTGCCTTATGGGGGGTAAATCAAATGCAGCAGGTGGGTTTATGGAAGCTTTTGTCTCACAAGCAGACGGTTTAAAAAGTGCGGGGGACTCATTTGCTGTTTTGCAGGAACAAATAGACCCAGTTGTTAATAAATTGGCTGAAATGGAGCAATCATTAGGGTTTATTCCGGGAATGTCAGAAGGAATCGCTCAAGTTCAGGCAGTGCTTGAGCCGTTCCTTGGAATGATTGGTGGGATGTCCACACTGCTACTTACGATTTCTTCAGTAATGACTAACTTTTTACCAAAGATGATGGTATTAAAGGAGGCGGTGATGGGGCTATTTGCTATATTAGCTGCTAATCCACTAGCTTTAATTATTACACTAGTTACCTTGTTAGCGACAGCATTTGTATATCTCTGGACAAATAGCCAAACCTTCCGGGATATCATGATGAGTGTTTGGGAAACAATATTAGCCTTCATCATGCCAATTATTCAAGAAATAGTCGGGTTTGTCATGAGTGTTTGGGGACAACTAACCGCGTGGTGGACTCAAAATCAAGCGTTAATATTGCAAACTTTTCAGACCATATGGGGAGCAATCCTAGCGGTTATCACAACAGTAATGAACTTCTTAATGCCTTTTTTAACAGCAGCTTGGCAAACGATTTCAACCGTAATTACAACGGTTTGGAATACAATCAAGACAGTCATTCAACTCGCTATGACCATTGTTATGGGAATCATTAGAACGGTGATGCAGGTCATTACCGGTAATTGGTCCGGGGCATGGGAAACGATTAAGTCTACCTTTCAAAATGTGTGGAGCATCATGAAAGAGTTCGTTACTACGATGGCAACTAGGATATGGGAAACGATTCAGACTAAATTTACTCAAGTCAAAGAAACGATTTCAACCTTAATTGGTAATGCAAAAGATGCAGTAGTCCAAGGGTTTTTAACGATGGTGTCAAATGCTGTAGAAAAAGCTCAGTCCATTGTTTCTACTGTACGCCAAAAGTTTCAGGAAGTGTTTAATGCAATAAGAACAAAACTTACCGAGGCTGTTACCGAAGTGGGAACACAAATAGCCAAAATGCCTGGGAAGGTAATTGAGTTTTCCGGGAGAATGATTTCAGCCGGAAAGGACTTAATTATGGGGCTAATAACTGGAATCAAGGATAATGCAAAAAAGGTGGGAGAAGCAGTCTTAAAAGCTGCAAAAGATGCTGTAGACGGTGTTTTGAGTTTCTTAGGGATTAAATCTCCTTCGCGCCTGTTTAGAGATATTGGAGATGACACAATGGCAGGCTTTGCCTTAGGAATTAATCAAATGGCTAAAAGTGTAATTGCAGCAGCGAGTACAGTTTCAGATAAAGTACAGGATTCGTTTGATCCTCAATTCGCTTTACCAGCTATTTCTGGACAGGTTCATCAATTAAATCAAGCAGCAAACCATAAACTGTCGAATCAGGTTTTAAATGAATGGCATGTACAAAAGCAGCATGCAATGGTAAATGTATCTATTGGCAAGCAGCAATTTAGTGCGTTTGTAGAAGACATTACGAATGCCCAATCAAGAAAAACGAATCTAACAAGACAACAAGGCTGGTAGGAGGTGCATGATGTATACTTTTAAAGATACGGTTGCAGGTAGTAAGAGTGGAGGAAAAAGCTCGCTTTTGCAGACATTATTTAACGGGATTAATCTAGATGAACGATTAACCGATAAAACAGGGAGCTTTATAACATTAACCATTTCCGGAAGAGGAAATATGGAGCAACGAATCACTACAATTGAAGTACCTGGAATTCATGGAATGTTGGAGGCAAATAATCCAACATGGAGTGCAAGAGAAATTACAGTGAAATATAAATTATCTGATCAAACAAAAGAAGGGTTTAGAGAGCGATATAATCAATTGAATTATTTAATGCAAGGTTCAAAAAGAAAATTAGCCTTTACAGACGAAGAGGCTTTTTTTTATGCAACATTATCGGCAAATGATGTACCCGAGGAAACTGCAAATAGTTTGGTGGGCGAGCTAGTTTTTTTATGCTCAGATCCA is a genomic window of Virgibacillus proomii containing:
- a CDS encoding phage tail protein gives rise to the protein MGGKSNAAGGFMEAFVSQADGLKSAGDSFAVLQEQIDPVVNKLAEMEQSLGFIPGMSEGIAQVQAVLEPFLGMIGGMSTLLLTISSVMTNFLPKMMVLKEAVMGLFAILAANPLALIITLVTLLATAFVYLWTNSQTFRDIMMSVWETILAFIMPIIQEIVGFVMSVWGQLTAWWTQNQALILQTFQTIWGAILAVITTVMNFLMPFLTAAWQTISTVITTVWNTIKTVIQLAMTIVMGIIRTVMQVITGNWSGAWETIKSTFQNVWSIMKEFVTTMATRIWETIQTKFTQVKETISTLIGNAKDAVVQGFLTMVSNAVEKAQSIVSTVRQKFQEVFNAIRTKLTEAVTEVGTQIAKMPGKVIEFSGRMISAGKDLIMGLITGIKDNAKKVGEAVLKAAKDAVDGVLSFLGIKSPSRLFRDIGDDTMAGFALGINQMAKSVIAAASTVSDKVQDSFDPQFALPAISGQVHQLNQAANHKLSNQVLNEWHVQKQHAMVNVSIGKQQFSAFVEDITNAQSRKTNLTRQQGW
- a CDS encoding phage major tail protein, TP901-1 family: MTDTQIKMQKGKNKILLFRLLEKQDEEAAKLVFQTEHTFSYSRELERIVTKDGSLILVGGLESEVAIEAIQAMDDPVANMLRQSVINGQKLEIWEVAVDDELKSPDNKYPAIYAQGYLDSWEDPANAEENAAISANFTVELEPQFGEATLTDAQQLAVQYAFQDTQAESAEGAENQ
- a CDS encoding distal tail protein Dit; translation: MYTFKDTVAGSKSGGKSSLLQTLFNGINLDERLTDKTGSFITLTISGRGNMEQRITTIEVPGIHGMLEANNPTWSAREITVKYKLSDQTKEGFRERYNQLNYLMQGSKRKLAFTDEEAFFYATLSANDVPEETANSLVGELVFLCSDPFKYGKTHQTISLKKFTWEEYKDQKWGDLIGN
- a CDS encoding helix-turn-helix transcriptional regulator, yielding MNKQQMERTLKDYHWMIREIKRQQDILNEDIGTRVVAVSGLESTLPKAKGIVGNPVVKEVIRREQKSSWLMKLEKKVLFIQERLPAVDEPREKAVLECMLDGMTISAISKHMGLSRKHIYSIRDSIIDKMLQFTQSSQ
- a CDS encoding tail assembly chaperone, translated to MEFMINEKAYALKFGIKFIRELDKIYEIDYQGMKFGMGVNMAFMNLQQLNPAVLQDILKAAVSHLDTPPSNKQIEKAIEQYAIDNDGLGDLFAELKNELGKSPIMKDTIKQLQAASVKEV